The Streptomyces laurentii region CGTCCCGGGTGCGCGGCACCGGCAGCAGATGGCCCGCCTCCAGCTGCGGCGTCGCGGTCACGGGCCCCCCGGCCCGTACGAACGCCACGTGTTCCGTCACCAGCGGCGCGCCCAGCGCCTCCGCCTTCCGCGCGAGCGCCGCGAGCCGGCCGGCGTCCGGCCGGTCGGCGCCGCCGAGCCCCAGCGACACGCCGTGCGGGACGACGGTCGTCCCCCGCGCCCGCAACCGGGCCAGCGAGTCGGGCAGGTGGTCGACGCAGAGGTTCTCCGCGACCACCTCGACCCAGTCGATCCCGGGCAGCGCCTCGACCGCGTCCGCGATCTCCGGCCGCCACCCGATGCCGACCCCCAGATCCACGTACGCGCGTGCCTTCCCCGATTCCCCCATGCCGTTGTCCCCCTTCTCGGCCGTGCGGTCTCTGAGCTGATGGCCCGGAACCAAACGTTCGAATCCGGATCAAGAGACGTTCAGAGCTTCATTTGAGGTTCGCTGCCGTGTACGGTCCCACAGGCCCCGGCAGCCCCGCCGGGACTCTGCGTCACCCGGTTCTCCGGGTTAGGCGTCGGCCGGTTCTCCGGGTTAGGCGTCGGCCGAGAGGCCCGCGGCCGGGAACTCCGAGATCACGGTGTTCGAGCCCGGGGCGATCTCCGTGAAGCCGGCGTCCCGGACCACCGGGAGGTCGCTCGCCGACAGGCGCGCCCAGCGTTCCGGGGAGGCCGTACGGACGGCGAGCGGGAAGCCGGCCGCGCGCCAGGCCGCGCGGGCCGGGTCCGGCAGGCGCCACCACAGGAGCTGGGCGCCGTGGCCGGCCTGGGCCATCGTCTTGCCCGCCGACATGTCGAGCCGCGGGTTCAGCCACAGCACCGCCGCGCCCTCCGGGACGGGGCCCGGCTCGGCCGGGTCGTCGAGGTCGGTGCCCGACACCTGGAGCTTGGCCAGCTCCTTGGGCCAGCCGTCCAGCGGGATCGGCGGGAAGACGTGCACCTCGGCCGGCGCCGGCCTCTCGGTCCCGCCCGCTTCATCCGCCTTGTCCGTCTCATTCGAGCCGTCTCCGGTCGCCGGACCGGTCACGGTGATGCCGGGCAGCCCCGCCGCCTTGCGCCACTCCGCGCCGCGCGCCCGGCGCACCACCTTGCGGATCCGGGCGTCCTGCCAGTCCGTCATGGCCTGCGCCCAGGGCCCCTCGCCGAGCGACCGTTCGTCGGACAGGATCGTCAGGACCGCGCGGGCGGCCGTTTCCAGGGCGTCGGTACGGGCCGGGGGCGCGGCGCGTTCGATTCGTACCACCAAGGGGAGAACGAACTCGGGCTTTTCGTCACTGCTGCTCACCCGGCAAGTCTGCCACCGCGTCCGCCGGGTCCCGCTCCCGGTTTTCTTGTGGGAACCGGCGCTTCCGGGACAGGATGCCTCTCATGAAGAGTGATTTGTTCGCGAGTGAGCACCTCGCCGAGGCCGCCATGGTCCCGGGGATGACCCTGCAGAACGCCAAGTCGGTCAAGTACGCCGTCAATGGCGAGATGCACGCCCGGCAGGGCTCGATGGTCGCGTTCCGGGGGAATCTGCAGTTCGAGCACAAGAGCCAGGGCCTGGGCGGCCTGCTCAAGCGGGCCGTGACCGGCGAGGGCCTGGCGCTGATGGCCGTACGCGGTCAGGGCGAGGCGTGGTTCGCGCACGAGGCGCAGAACTGTTTCATCGTCGAGATCGAGCAGGGCGACTCACTGACCGTCAACGGCCGCAACGTCCTCTGCTTCGACGCCACCCTCCACTACGAGATCAAGACGGTGAAGGGCGCCGGCATGACCGGCGGCGGCCTGTTCAACAGCCTCTTCACCGGGTACGGCAAGCTCGCCCTGATGTGCGAGGGCACGCCGATCGTCATACCCGTCACGCCGGAGGCGCCGGTCTTCGTCGACACGGACGCCGTCGTCGGCTGGAGCGCCCAGCTCCAGACCTCGCTGCACCGCTCGCAGTCCTTCGGCTCGATGATGCGCGGCGGCTCGGGCGAGGCCGTGCAACTGCGCCTGGACGGCAACGGCTTCGTCGTCGTCCGCCCGAGCGAGGCGACCCCGCAGAAGGCCGCGAACTGACCGTCGTACGGGATCAGCGATGAGGTTCGAGGGCGTCGGACGCCGCTACGGACCGCGCGGGCCGTGGGTGCTGCGCGAGGTGGGCATGGACCTGCCCGCCGGCACCCTCACCCGGGTCACCGGCGCCAACGGCACCGGGAAATCCACCCTGTTACGGCTCGCGGCGGGCCTCGACGCGCCCGGCGAGGGCCGGATCACCGGCCGCCCGGCCCGTACCGCGTACGTCCCCGAACGCTTCCCCGCCGCCCTGCCGCTCACCGCCCTCGGCTACCTCGTCCACCTCGGCCGGATCCAGGGCCTCGACAGGCGTACGGCCCGGCGGCGGGCGGGGGAGTGGCTGGAGCGCTTCGGCGCCGGCGGCTACCGGGACACCCGGCTCGGCGAACTGTCCAAGGGCAGCAGCCAGAAGGTCGCCGTCGCCCAGGCCCTGCTCGCCGCGCCGGGCCTGCTCGTCCTCGACGAGGCATGGACGGGTCTCGATACGGGGGCCCGCAACGAACTCGACCAGGCGGTGAGGGAACGGACCGCCGCCGGTGGCCGCGTCCTCTTCGTCGACCACGATCCGAGGCGGCTGGCGGGCGAGCCGGACGCCGTGTGGACGGTGGCGGCGGGCCGCGTCACCCGTTTTGACGTCGAACCGCCCGTGGCCGAACTCCGGGTCCACATCACCGCCACTGCCGGCACCGGCGTCCCCGAGGGCTTGCCCACCGCGTACGTACGGCGCGACGGCGACCGACTGACCGTCACGGCGGCCCCCTCCGCATCCGACGCCATCCTGCGCGCCCTGCTCGACGCGGGCTGGCACATCGACACCCTCCGCACCGGCACCCACACGACCGACGACGAGAGTGTCCGCGCATGACGGCGTTGATCCGCTATCAGTCCGCCCTGCTGCTCCGCTCCCAGCGCTGGCTCGCGCCGTTCCTCGTGTACGCGGCCTTCGCCGCCGTCGGCATCCGCCCCGGGGACCCGGTGCTGGACTCCCTCGGGTACGCGGTCGCGGGCCTGGTGCCGGTGACGGCGTGGGTGGTCCGGATCTGCCTCGTCCAGGAGCCGCCCGCCGCCCGCGCCGTCACGGCGACCGCCGCCGGCCGCACCCGTGCCCACCTGGCCACGATCCTCACCGGAGCCCTGGCCGCACTCCTCGTCGGCGTCGTCACGGTCCTCGCCGTCACGACCATGGCCGACCGGCGCGGCCTCACCCCGCCGGCGGCGGGGATGGCGGGACTCGTGGCCGCCGCCGTCTGCGTCCTGACCGGCACGACCGTCGGCGCGCTCACCACCCGCCCGCTGATCCAGGCCCGCGGCTGGTCCCTGGCCGCTCTCCTGCTCGGCTCGCTGCTCGCCCTGGTCACCGCGGGCTCCCCGGCCCGCACCACCCTGACGGCCCTGACCACGGCGGCCCGCACGACCCCGGCCACCGCCCCGCACCCCTGGCCGGCCTTCCTCCTCGCCCTCACCCTCACGACGGCCTCCGTGACCCTCGCCTGCCGCGCCACGGCCTGGCGCCCATGAGCGCGCGGAGTCCCCATCCCGCCTCGGCCCGAGGCGGCCGACCGATCCCGCCGAACGGCTCGTCCTCGACTTGAGCAACGACTGGGCTTGGAAACGTTCTGGGAGACAAGCGCACCCCCTCACGCTGAGAACGGGAGGGGGTGCATCTTGGCATCAGCCGAGTTGCTCAGTGGGATGTCACCTCATGCGTGTCACCTTGAGGTTCACCCGGCCTCTGCGGGGGTGCGCTTGTACCGCGCACCATCATGGGTGATATACCCTCTCCCGCCCTTCCTGTCCCTGACAGCCAGGTAGATGCTGCACAGGTTGGAGTCGCCCGGGACCCGGTAATCGAAACGGATGCCAGGGGATTCGTCAGGGAAGGTGTCGAACTTCCAGGTCGCCGGACCGCTGTATACGTCGCTTGGCTGGTTTTCGTCGGGCTCCGCGCAACGAGTGAAGACATTTTCGATGTGCTGCAGTTCGGCGGAGCCGTCCGGCCGAACCTCTATATGTCCACCATTCGGCCCCGACCAGGACCCTTCAATCTCGGCCGTTTTGAGTGGAATGATGGGGGTGCCCCTGACAATCCATAAGATGAACCCACCCATCAGGACGGCAATCCCTGTGATGGCAAATGTCCATCCTCTCATCCTCTTCCTGTTGCTCACTTGAAATCATCCCGTTTGTATCTGTCGAACTGCTTCGGAGTGGCGTACTGCTTCGAGTTGAGTCGCCCGCGACGCGGCCTGAGCGCTGCCCGCCGAGAGGGCGAGCAGTGGCGGAGTGCTCACCGTCTGGCCCATGGTCAAGGCTATGCTCGCGAGCCGCTTTGATCTGAGGGCGCGCGGAACGGGCTCTCTTTTTCATGCCTCGGCAGAGAGTCATATGCGCTTCACGGCGCATGCATAATCTGACATAGGGAACAGGTCCCCGACAGGACCCTTCGAGTGCTTTTCGCGCCGGTCCTGCCTCGAATTTCGCGAGGGTCGCATCACGGGCGCCCCGGTCGTGGACGCGTCGGCAGGGCCCGGTACGCTGCCCCGTCAGGAAGGCGTCTCCGGTGAGGGCCGGGGCAGGGCCTCCATGATCCGCGTTCTCGCCGGGCAGCGAGCCCTTCCGCTCCGTCGGCCACCAGCCGGACGGTCCGCTTCCGAAGCGCGGGGCCGAGGCCGGCTCGGCGACCGGCACCGTCATCGGTGTGGACCGGGGCCCGTCGCCCGCCCGCAGAGCGGCCGCCCGAACCGTCACCACCCGAGGAAGCCCGTGTCCCAGCTCGCGCCACCGGTCCAGAGTTCCGCTCCCGCGCCGGCCGCTCCACCCGAGCGCGCCGCGTACTTCGACAACGCGAAGCTGCTGGCCGTCGTCCTCGTGGTGTGCGGTCATTTCTGGGAGCCGTTGATCGACCAGCCGGGGCAGCGTGTCGCGAAGGCGCTGTACCTGCTCGTCTATGCGTTTCATATGCCCGCGTTCATTCTCATATCGGGCTTCTTCTCGCGCAGTTTCACCGCTCAGCCCCGGCAGATGCGGCGACTGGTGAGCGGCGTCCTGGTCCCCTTCCTCATATGGGGAATCCTCCTCGCGTACTTCACCGGCGCGGTCAACGACAAGTCGGTCTCGATCCAGCCGCTCACGCCGGTCTGGGTCACCTGGTTCCTGATAGCCCTCTTCCTCTGGCGCCTCTCCGTGCCGCTCTGGCGGAATCTGCGTGCCCCGGTGACCGTGGCGACCCTCGTCTTCCTGGCCGCCGGCGCCTTCTCTCTCGGCGCCCAGCTGTCCGTCACCCGTGTCCTGCAGTTCCTCCCGTACTTCGTGCTCGGCCTCACCCTGGACCCCCGGCACCTCGCCTGGCTGCGTGAGACCCGATGGGTCAAGGGCGCCGCGGTCGCCGTCTTCGTCGTCGCCGGCGCGGCGGCCTACAAGGTGGCGCCCGACCTGGAAGCCGTCTGGCTCTACCGGAGCAAGGGAGCCCCCGAGCTCCATGTCGGCTACGCCCAGTGGCTCCTCGAGGCCGGGGTCGTCTTCGTCGCCGGCCTCGTCCTCACCGCCGCGTTCCTTGCCCTCGTCCCGGCTCGCCGCGCCTGGTTCACCTCGCTCGGCGCGGGCACCATGGGCGCCTTCCTGCTGCACGCCTTCATCCGGCAGGGCGCGTTCGCGGCGGGCTTCTTCGACCACCCCTTCGTCCGCGGCCTGCCCGGCCTGGCGGCACTCACCGTCCTCTGCGTCGCCCTCTCTCTGCTGCTGTGCACGCGACCGGTCCAATTCCTGCTGCGCCCGCTGGTCGAGCCCCGCCTGAACTGGCTCTTCCACCCGGAGGAGTCGACTCGCGTCACCGGGTCCCACAGGCGGAAGTGACGCATTCTCTGTGAGCTCCGTCACGTTACGGTGCGGGGAATTCCGTTTCGCCCCGTGATCTTGTCCCGGTAGTTTCGGATGTGACGAGATGTCATGCACCGTCAATGTGACGAAGGGTGTTGACGCAGTCACGCTGGCGCGCTTTTCATGCCCCCGTACATCTGTAACTGAGGGGTGGGACCTCGTGCGTTCGAAACGTGTGCGTTGGAGACCTGTCCGCAGAGTGAGCAAGGCTGCGGCAGTTCTTTTTCTTGTGACTGCCGTATCACTCTCGGGGGAAGCCTCCTGGGCGGACAGTTCACCGGAGGGGCCCGCGGCGTCGGCAGGTGGCGACGAGCCCCGGGAGGTTGATTCACCGGAGGCCGTGGATGCACCAGAGCGACGGCCCATCGGCGTTTCTCGGAGTGGTCGAAGGCCAGGGTGTGGGCCAAGCTCTACCGCCTGGTCCTCGACGGGCTCGGCTCCCGGGGCGAGCTGGACTGGTCCCGCTGTGCGATCGACTCGGTGAACATGCGAGCCTTGAAAAGGGGGACCTGACCGGTCCGAATCCTGTGGACCGGGGCAAGTACGGCTCAAAGGTTCACTTGATCACTGAGCGGACGGGTCTGCCCATCTCTGTCGGGATCTCGGCAGCGAACCTGCACGACAGCCAGGACCTGATCCCACTGGTGAAAGGCATACCGCCGATCCGGTCCCGCCGCGGGCCCCGGCGGCGCAAGCCGGCAAGCTCCACGGCTACAAGGGCTGCGATTACTCCCACCTGCGGCGATGGTTACGCGAGCGCGGTATCACCCACCGCATCGCCCGCAGGGGTGTCGAGTCCTCGCGGCGACTGGGCCGTCATCGCTGGACCATCGAACGCACCATGGCCTGGCTCGCCGGCTGCCGACGCCTCCACCGACGCTACGAACGCAAAGCCGACCACTTCCTCGCCTTCACCACCATCGCCTGCACCCTCATCTGCTACCGCCGACTCGCTTGCTGATGTGGGTGCGCAGCAGTCGTACCGCCAGGTCATGGGCATGGAAGGTGGCCATGTCCAAGGGGGTACGACCGTCGGGATCTGCGAGGTCAGGATCCGCGCCGAAGGCCAGCAGCACGGCCGTGGTGTGCACCGTCAACGGTTGGCCAGTCTGGAGGGCACCATCCCCCTCGGTATCGATCGCGTGCGTCAGCAGCGTCACATTGCTGAAGACCTCATCGGGATCGGAACCGCCGGCGAGCAAGCGGGCCAGGGCTTCCGCATCCTCGTGCTCAACCGCGTAATGGGCTGGTGTCCAGAAGTCACTCATCAGGGCATTCAACAACGGTCGAGACGCCTCTACCAGCGACTTTCCATGCTGTCGGTAGCCAATTGAGATGACCACTTAGCCGTGGGTTTGGTGAGCTTCTTCCGGCCGAGCCCAGGGATGAGGCATCGGTGGACGCAGGTGGTGTAGCGGGTGTGGGTGGTTTCGCGGAGGTGGTGGACGGCGACGTTCTCCAGCCAGTACGTCAGGTACGCGGCCTGGCTGCCCTGGGCGGAGGGGACGGGGACGCCGCGGTTGCTGCTGGCGATGAGCCCGTCTGTGGTGGTGCGCTGCAAGGTTCGGCGGATGGTAGTGGTGCCCGCGGAGAGGTCGAGGCCGACGGTGCTCTCCGCCCCGGACTCCGCGGGGGTGAGCTCCGACAGCGCCCGCCTCGGGACTTCGTTCAGCGGCTCATCAGTTCCGACACGCGGACGAAGCGGTAGCCCTTCGCGCGCAGCTCCGGGACGATGCGGCGGATCGCCTCCTCCGTGACCGGTGCCGCGCTGCGCGTGCAGTGCATGACGACCAGGGAGCCCGGCTTCACTCCGGACAGGACCTCGTCGGCGACCGCGTCCGCGTCCGTGGCGAAGGCGTCGCCGCTCACCACGTCCCACTGCACGGCGGTGACCCGGGCCGGGGCGAGGGCGCGGCGGGCCGCGTCGTCGTAGCAGCCGCCGGGGAAGCGGAAGTACGGCACGACATGGGTGACCCCGGCGTCGCGGAAGGCGTCGAAGGCGCGCTGGACGTCGGTCGCCATCTCGGTCCGTTCGACGGTCGGCAGGCCGTAGCAGGGGGTCGAGAAGGCGTAGTGGCTGAAGGAGTGGTTGGCGACCTCGAAGAGCGGGTCGTTGCCGATGGACTTGGCCTGGTCCGGGTACTCCTGCGCCCAGCGGCCCGTCATGAACACGGTGGCGTCCACCTTGAGGCGGCGCAGGGTCGCGATGAGCTGCGGGTTGTCGAAGTGTTCGCCGCCTGCCGCGCGCGGTCCCTGGTCGGCGGTCATGTCGGCGTCGAAGGTGAGGGCGACGACCTTTTCGGTGCTCTTGGCCCGGTGGGTGTAGACGGGGGTGAGTCCGCCGGCCGCCGGGGGGAGGGTGGGGGGTGCCTTGCGGACGGATTCGGCCGGCCGGCTCGCCGGGTGGTCCGGGGCGGGGCGGGCTCCCGCGGCGCTGGCGCTGACTTCAGGGACAGCGGCCTTCGGGGGAGTGGACGGGCCGGTCGCGCTCCCGCCTCCAGCGCAGCCGACAAGAAAGGCGCCAAAAAGGGCAATCGACGCAACTCTTCGTGCAGAAATGGTCACCTGGGGAAATTAGCTGATTATGCGGTGAGTAGCCGTCTCCGGCACTCCGTGACGTCGAAGTCCCCCCTCGGATACTGCGGATCCAACTCCTCCAGATGCTCCAGGAGCAGGGAGCTGATCGCCCAGTTGCGGTACCACTTGCGGTCCGCCGGGACCAGATACCAGGGCGTACGGTCGGTCGCGCACCGCTCCAGGGCGATCTCGTACGCCTCCTGGTACGCGGGCCACAGCGCGCGGTCGTCGATGTCGCCGGGGTTGAACTTCCAGTGTTTGTCGGGGTCGTCCAGCCGTTCGAGCAGGCGGGCCCGCTGCTCCTCGTGGGACAGGTGCAGGAAGACCTTCACGAGGGTCACGCCCTCGTCGGCCAGGGCCTGCTCGAAGCGGGCGATCTGGCCGTAGCGGTCCTCGATCACGGGCGGCGTCGCGAGCTCGCGGACGCGCGCGACGAGGACGTCCTCGTAGTGCGAACGGTCGAAGACGCCGATCTCACCGGGCAGGGGAACGGCCTGGGCGACCCGCCACAGGAAGGGGTGTTCGCTCTCCTCCGGAGTCGGAGCCTTGAAGGCCCGGATG contains the following coding sequences:
- a CDS encoding peptidyl-tRNA hydrolase PTH2 domain-containing protein (Peptidyl-tRNA hydrolase, type 2 (PTH2)_like . Peptidyl-tRNA hydrolase activity releases tRNA from the premature translation termination product peptidyl-tRNA. Two structurally different enzymes have been reported to encode such activity, Pth present in...; cl00869;~identified by MetaGeneAnnotator; putative;~peptidyl-tRNA hydrolase PTH2 domain-containing protein [Streptomyces viridochromogenes DSM40736]), with amino-acid sequence MVVRIERAAPPARTDALETAARAVLTILSDERSLGEGPWAQAMTDWQDARIRKVVRRARGAEWRKAAGLPGITVTGPATGDGSNETDKADEAGGTERPAPAEVHVFPPIPLDGWPKELAKLQVSGTDLDDPAEPGPVPEGAAVLWLNPRLDMSAGKTMAQAGHGAQLLWWRLPDPARAAWRAAGFPLAVRTASPERWARLSASDLPVVRDAGFTEIAPGSNTVISEFPAAGLSADA
- a CDS encoding AIM24 domain containing protein (AIM24 domain containing protein [Streptomyces fulvissimus DSM40593];~Mitochondrial biogenesis AIM24; pfam01987;~UniProt-pubmed:11572948; UniProt-pubmed:20624727; UniProt-pubmed:16956972; UniProt-pubmed:21463507; UniProt-pubmed:18375553; UniProt-pubmed:12000953; UniProt-pubmed:20064060; UniProt-pubmed:21551298;~identified by MetaGeneAnnotator; putative); its protein translation is MKSDLFASEHLAEAAMVPGMTLQNAKSVKYAVNGEMHARQGSMVAFRGNLQFEHKSQGLGGLLKRAVTGEGLALMAVRGQGEAWFAHEAQNCFIVEIEQGDSLTVNGRNVLCFDATLHYEIKTVKGAGMTGGGLFNSLFTGYGKLALMCEGTPIVIPVTPEAPVFVDTDAVVGWSAQLQTSLHRSQSFGSMMRGGSGEAVQLRLDGNGFVVVRPSEATPQKAAN
- a CDS encoding ABC transporter ATP-binding protein (ABC transporter ATP-binding protein [Streptomyces davawensis JCM4913];~ABC transporter signature motif;~ABC-type cobalt transport system, ATPase component [Inorganicion transport andmetabolism]; COG1122;~ATP binding site [chemical binding];~ATP-binding cassette transporter nucleotide-binding domain; cl17201;~D-loop;~H-loop/switch region;~Q-loop/lid;~Walker A/P-loop;~Walker B;~identified by MetaGeneAnnotator; putative); this translates as MRFEGVGRRYGPRGPWVLREVGMDLPAGTLTRVTGANGTGKSTLLRLAAGLDAPGEGRITGRPARTAYVPERFPAALPLTALGYLVHLGRIQGLDRRTARRRAGEWLERFGAGGYRDTRLGELSKGSSQKVAVAQALLAAPGLLVLDEAWTGLDTGARNELDQAVRERTAAGGRVLFVDHDPRRLAGEPDAVWTVAAGRVTRFDVEPPVAELRVHITATAGTGVPEGLPTAYVRRDGDRLTVTAAPSASDAILRALLDAGWHIDTLRTGTHTTDDESVRA
- a CDS encoding ABC transporter ATP-binding protein (ABC transporter ATP-binding protein [Streptomyces venezuelae ATCC10712];~identified by MetaGeneAnnotator; putative), translated to MTALIRYQSALLLRSQRWLAPFLVYAAFAAVGIRPGDPVLDSLGYAVAGLVPVTAWVVRICLVQEPPAARAVTATAAGRTRAHLATILTGALAALLVGVVTVLAVTTMADRRGLTPPAAGMAGLVAAAVCVLTGTTVGALTTRPLIQARGWSLAALLLGSLLALVTAGSPARTTLTALTTAARTTPATAPHPWPAFLLALTLTTASVTLACRATAWRP
- a CDS encoding hypothetical protein (identified by MetaGeneAnnotator; putative;~sequence version:1), encoding MRGWTFAITGIAVLMGGFILWIVRGTPIIPLKTAEIEGSWSGPNGGHIEVRPDGSAELQHIENVFTRCAEPDENQPSDVYSGPATWKFDTFPDESPGIRFDYRVPGDSNLCSIYLAVRDRKGGRGYITHDGARYKRTPAEAG
- a CDS encoding acyltransferase (identified by MetaGeneAnnotator; putative;~sequence version:1) produces the protein MSQLAPPVQSSAPAPAAPPERAAYFDNAKLLAVVLVVCGHFWEPLIDQPGQRVAKALYLLVYAFHMPAFILISGFFSRSFTAQPRQMRRLVSGVLVPFLIWGILLAYFTGAVNDKSVSIQPLTPVWVTWFLIALFLWRLSVPLWRNLRAPVTVATLVFLAAGAFSLGAQLSVTRVLQFLPYFVLGLTLDPRHLAWLRETRWVKGAAVAVFVVAGAAAYKVAPDLEAVWLYRSKGAPELHVGYAQWLLEAGVVFVAGLVLTAAFLALVPARRAWFTSLGAGTMGAFLLHAFIRQGAFAAGFFDHPFVRGLPGLAALTVLCVALSLLLCTRPVQFLLRPLVEPRLNWLFHPEESTRVTGSHRRK
- a CDS encoding ankyrin (identified by MetaGeneAnnotator; putative;~sequence version:1) encodes the protein MLNALMSDFWTPAHYAVEHEDAEALARLLAGGSDPDEVFSNVTLLTHAIDTEGDGALQTGQPLTVHTTAVLLAFGADPDLADPDGRTPLDMATFHAHDLAVRLLRTHISKRVGGSR
- a CDS encoding integrase family protein (PFAM: integrase family protein; KEGG: sgr:SGR_3599 putative phage integrase;~identified by MetaGeneAnnotator; putative;~integrase family protein [Streptomyces sp. SirexAA- E]), with the protein product MQRTTTDGLIASSNRGVPVPSAQGSQAAYLTYWLENVAVHHLRETTHTRYTTCVHRCLIPGLGRKKLTKPTAKWSSQLATDSMESRW
- a CDS encoding polysaccharide deacetylase (NodB motif;~PFAM: polysaccharide deacetylase; KEGG: sgr:SGR_1462 putative polysaccharide deacetylase;~Predicted xylanase/chitin deacetylase [Carbohydrate transport andmetabolism]; COG0726;~Putative catalytic NodB homology domain of uncharacterized BH0857 protein from Bacillus halodurans and its bacterial homologs; cd10955;~Signal predicted by SignalP 3.0 HMM (Signal peptide probability 0.740) with cleavage site probability 0.510 at residue 24;~identified by MetaGeneAnnotator; putative;~polysaccharide deacetylase [Streptomyces sp. SirexAA- E];~putative active site [active];~putative catalytic site [active]), which gives rise to MTISARRVASIALFGAFLVGCAGGGSATGPSTPPKAAVPEVSASAAGARPAPDHPASRPAESVRKAPPTLPPAAGGLTPVYTHRAKSTEKVVALTFDADMTADQGPRAAGGEHFDNPQLIATLRRLKVDATVFMTGRWAQEYPDQAKSIGNDPLFEVANHSFSHYAFSTPCYGLPTVERTEMATDVQRAFDAFRDAGVTHVVPYFRFPGGCYDDAARRALAPARVTAVQWDVVSGDAFATDADAVADEVLSGVKPGSLVVMHCTRSAAPVTEEAIRRIVPELRAKGYRFVRVSELMSR
- a CDS encoding UDP-galactose-lipid carrier transferase (UDP-galactose-lipid carrier transferase [Streptomyces venezuelae ATCC10712];~identified by MetaGeneAnnotator; putative;~polyphosphate:nucleotide phosphotransferase, PPK2 family; TIGR03709); the protein is MPKKMNGPGGGERPSVRELLRVPLGERVDLSAYDTGGTPGGTWAPQSKAVGLAATEALAPRLAALQERLFASSTAGDRRRLLLVLQGMDTSGKGGTVKHVAGHFNPSGCRIRAFKAPTPEESEHPFLWRVAQAVPLPGEIGVFDRSHYEDVLVARVRELATPPVIEDRYGQIARFEQALADEGVTLVKVFLHLSHEEQRARLLERLDDPDKHWKFNPGDIDDRALWPAYQEAYEIALERCATDRTPWYLVPADRKWYRNWAISSLLLEHLEELDPQYPRGDFDVTECRRRLLTA